TACAGGCTGGTCGGATCGACGTCGGCTTTCTGGGCGGTGCCCAGATCGATCGCTGGGGCAATATCAACTCGACGGTGATCGGTGACTACGACGACCCGACGGTTCGTCTTCCCGGCAGCGGCGGAGCCTGTGAGATCGCGAGTAACACCGACCGGACGATCATCATCGCGCCCCACAGCCGACGTCGGTTCCCACCGGAGGTCGACTTCGTCACGAGTCCCGGCTACGTCGGCGGACGCGACAACCGCGCCGAACTCGGACTACGCGGCGGTCCCGAAGCCGTCATCACCGACATGGCGGTCATGCACTTCGACGACGACGGTGAGATGACCGTCGACTCGATCCACCCCGACGTCTCGAAAGCGGACGTGGCGGAAGCGACCGGCTGGGATATCCAGTTCGCGTCCGATCTCGACGAAACGCGACCGCCGACGGAGGACGAGATCGCCCTCATCAGGAACGAACTCGATCCGGACGGCGTCTACACCGGCGGCGACGACTGATCGCTCGGCTCGAGGCGATCGCCTCTCTCGCGGATTCCCGATCCTGGATGATCGACTCTCCACTACCATCGCTCGAACGGCCAGGCCACGAAGGATCGAAAGACACAATCGTTATACCGTCGGGATGTGATACCAGACCATGGTTCAGCGTATCGACGCGTTCGGACACATCACGCCACCCGAATTTTACGACGAGATGAGTGACGTCCACTCGACGCCGGCACTTCACAACCTGTACTTCGAGCCGATCTGGAACGTCGATCGGCGCCTCGAGGACATGGACGATCACGGCATCGACAAGCAGGTGCTCACGCTCGCGAACCCGCCGATCTGGCGCGGGATCGACCCCGACGATGCGCTCCCACTGACGCGGCTGGCGAACGATCTCGTCAGAGAGGTCGCGGACGATCACCCGGACCGGTTCATTCCGGTTGCGACGATTCCGTTCGCGACCGAGGAGTACGTCGAGGAGTTCGAACGCTGTCTGACGGATCTCGACATGCACGGCGTTCAGATCTTCTCGAACGTCGACGGCCGTCCGGTCGATTCTCCGGGGCACATGGCGCTCTATGAGACCGCGGCGAACGCCGGGGTTCCGGTCTGGATCCATCCACAGCTTCACGAGTGGTACGACTGGCTGTCGGAGTACGAGATCCACCGGACGATCGGGTGGCCGTTCGATACGACCGCCGCGATGGCCCGGATGGTCTTCGGCGGCGCGTTCGAACAGAACCCCGACCTGGACGTCATCGTTCACCACCTCGGCGGAATGGTCCCGTTCTTCATCGGTCGAATCACGACGTTCTTCGAGGCTCGAGTGAACAATCCGGACATGTATCCGGAGTTCGAGGCCCCCGACTTCTCGACCACCGTTCGAGAGCAGTTCCAGAACTTCTACGGCGACACCGTCATCGGTGGCGAAGTTCCGCCGTTCGAGTGCGGACGGAGCTTTTTCGGAGACGACGGCGTCGTCTTCGCGACGGACTACCCGTTCGGACCCGAGGGCGGACGACGGTTCATGAAACAGGCCGTCGACGTCGTCGACAGCGTCGAGGACGACGACGCCTACGAGGCAATCTCGAGCGGGAACGTCCAGTCGCTGCTGTAGTGTAGTGTTCGACTGGTCTGCCGGGATCGACCGGACGGAAGCCATCTGAGTACGGCCCAAAGCGATCGCCGAGTCTCGTGGACGTCGACGGGTGAGCGACGACGAGCGGGAAGTGAAACGGAGAGTCGAACCGGAAGAACCCGCTCGAGACGGTGCGTATAAGTACTTCTATCGGTAATCACGATATCAGGTGTAACGTGTGAGCGAACCACAAACGGAGACGCAGGTACTGATCGCTGGCGGCGGTCCGACGGGGCTCTCGGCTGCCGCCGAACTCGAGACGCACGGTATCGATACCGTGATCGTCGAACCACGGACGTACGTCAGCCACACCAATCCGCGGGCGAAGTTGACGAACGTTCGGACGATGGAGCACTTCCGCCGGCTGGGCCTGGCGGACGACATCCGCGAGGCGGCGAACTTGCCGGTTGATTGGTCACAGGAAGTCGTCTTCTGTACCAGTTTGCTCGGCGACGAGCTCGCCCGATTTGACAACGTCTTCGGTCAGAACGAATCCGAGCAGTACGCAGAGACCGCCCAGCAGATCCCGCAGTATCTCGTCGAAGAGACGCTTCGCGAGGGAGTTCGTGAGATGTCGTCGGTGTCCCTCGAGACGGGGTGGCGAGTCGAATCCATAGAACAGGACGAAGACGGCGTTCGTGCGACGGTCGTCTGTTGCATCGAGCGCCACTCCATTTCCGAGGGCGAACGCCGCGAGATCAGCGCGAACTACCTCCTCGGATGTGACGGCTCTCGCAGCACCGTTCGGGACCAGATCGGATCCTCCTTCGAGGGGGACGTCAATCCACGGAACAACCTCGGGGTCGTGTTCCGCGCACCCGACCTCGCGGAGCGACACCACCACGGACCGGCGGTCCACTACTGGACGCTGAACAACGAGATCCAGGGATTCATGGGTCGGCTGGATCTCGAGGACAAGTGGTGGCTCATCGCCGTGGGTGTCGACGATCCGAACGCGGTCGATCCGCGCGAGATCATCACCAAGATGGCCGGCGACGAAGTCGATGCGAAGGTGCTCACGACCGATCCCTGGTCCGCCCGAATGCTGCTCGT
This genomic stretch from Natrarchaeobius halalkaliphilus harbors:
- a CDS encoding CoA-transferase subunit beta is translated as MTAYTDTELMIARAAQELENDDTTLVGVGVPNLACNLAKRTHAPDLEMIYESGTIGSNPSRLPLSIGDPVLATNARSVVPMTKGFGYYLQAGRIDVGFLGGAQIDRWGNINSTVIGDYDDPTVRLPGSGGACEIASNTDRTIIIAPHSRRRFPPEVDFVTSPGYVGGRDNRAELGLRGGPEAVITDMAVMHFDDDGEMTVDSIHPDVSKADVAEATGWDIQFASDLDETRPPTEDEIALIRNELDPDGVYTGGDD
- a CDS encoding amidohydrolase family protein; this encodes MVQRIDAFGHITPPEFYDEMSDVHSTPALHNLYFEPIWNVDRRLEDMDDHGIDKQVLTLANPPIWRGIDPDDALPLTRLANDLVREVADDHPDRFIPVATIPFATEEYVEEFERCLTDLDMHGVQIFSNVDGRPVDSPGHMALYETAANAGVPVWIHPQLHEWYDWLSEYEIHRTIGWPFDTTAAMARMVFGGAFEQNPDLDVIVHHLGGMVPFFIGRITTFFEARVNNPDMYPEFEAPDFSTTVREQFQNFYGDTVIGGEVPPFECGRSFFGDDGVVFATDYPFGPEGGRRFMKQAVDVVDSVEDDDAYEAISSGNVQSLL
- a CDS encoding FAD-dependent monooxygenase, coding for MSEPQTETQVLIAGGGPTGLSAAAELETHGIDTVIVEPRTYVSHTNPRAKLTNVRTMEHFRRLGLADDIREAANLPVDWSQEVVFCTSLLGDELARFDNVFGQNESEQYAETAQQIPQYLVEETLREGVREMSSVSLETGWRVESIEQDEDGVRATVVCCIERHSISEGERREISANYLLGCDGSRSTVRDQIGSSFEGDVNPRNNLGVVFRAPDLAERHHHGPAVHYWTLNNEIQGFMGRLDLEDKWWLIAVGVDDPNAVDPREIITKMAGDEVDAKVLTTDPWSARMLLVDNSRSGRVFLVGDAAHLNPPWGGHGYNTGVGDAIDIGWKVAAVLNGWGGPELLDTYEAERRDVHEDVIDISTTNMESSPADLISGELDSDENVDEDSYEDIAQEIYEKKKLEFHSLGLILGYAYDGSPIVVEEEAALPETGTVEYHPTSYPGSRLPHSWLSEDRSIYDLLGEGLSLVRFDREIDVSPFMSASETTSIPLEVVDVDHEDVARSYEQPLLLVRPDQHVAWRGSRCPDDAESILRRVCGYPVDDS